The DNA region ATACCAAGTCAGCGATGGTATTGGAGGATCTGATCGGTCAGTTCTTATATAAAAGCGGCGGTGATGAAAAACCTGCTGATGAAGGCACTGCGCCTGCTCCGGCTCATTAAGATATCCGGCTGGCAAAAGGTTGGTTGCGGAGTTAACCATGTTTATTCAACATTATGGACAACAGTAGGATAAGAGGAACAGCTATGTTAAAACGTTTTATGATGGCAGCACTTTTCATGATTGCCCCTTTGGCGGCAAATGCAGCTGATGCCAGTAATCCTTACCAGCAGATGCAAGTTGCGGCGGAAAAGGTATTTACCCGCCTGACCAATGAGCAACCTAAGATTAAACAAAACCCTGACTATTTACGTACCGTAGTGAAGGAAGAGCTCCTTCCTTACATTCAAGTGAAATATGCAGGTGCTTTGGTGTTAGGTCGTTATTATCGTGATGCAACCCCGGCACAGCGCGATGCTTATATGCCAGCCTTTGAAGCCTATATGGAGCAGGCTTATGGTCAGGCGCTTGCTATGTATAATGGTCAAAAGTATCAAATTGCCCCTGAACAACCATTAGGTGATAAAGATAACGTTTCTATCCGTATTACCATTAATGACACCAACGGTCGTCCACCAATTCGTCTGGATTTCCAATGGCGTAAAAACACCAAAACCGGTGAATGGCAGGCTTATGACATGATTGCTGAAGGTATCAGTATGATTACCACTAAGCAAAATGAGTGGGCTGAAACTCTGCGCCGTGATGGTGTTGATGGCTTAACTAAACAGCTGAAGGCTCTGGCCAGTCAGCGAATTACGCTGGATGATAAAAAATAATGCAGAACGCTCTGAACTGGCAGGCTGAAAATGGCGTAATAACGTTAAGCGGTGATTTAGATCGTGAAACGTTACTGCCGTTCTGGAAAGTTCGGCAGCAGGTTATCGGTGCTGATATAACAACGATTGACGTGTCGGCTTTGTCCCGGGTGGATTCTGCGGGGCTGGCGATGTTGGTTCATTTACTTGATGAAGGTGAATCACGCAAACAGCCGCTAAAACTGACGGGAATGACAGAGAAGCTGCAGATGTTGGCATCTCTGTATAATCTGCAACAAATTATTCAGCCTTACCTCGTGAGTACACCAACTATGGTGTGATAGTATGTTCATCAGGCTGATTTGAAATGAGTCGCGGAGATATAGTCATCTATATCTCCGCGATGTTTTTATAACGAATCAGAACTTATGTGCTAATTTAAACTGTTTTCTATTCTGAAAAACAGAACTTTTCTGATTAATATAGTGAAGACGATGGATACTAACGAAATAAGACAAATTTTGCTCGATGCATTAAATCTGCAAGATGTTCGCGTCACGGGTGACGGTAGCCATTTTCAGGTGATTGCCATTGGTGATATGTTTGAAGGTATGAGCCGCGTTAAACAGCAGCAGGCAGTTTATGCTCCGCTGATGGAATACATTTCCGATAACCGCATTCATGCACTGTCGATTAAAGCTTATACCCCGACAGAGTGGGAACGCGACCGCAAACTGAGCGGTTTGTAATTGGGTACATAACCCATACGGGCCGTTAGTGATTTTATCTGTGCTGATTAAATAACAACGCATAACAACAAATATTAAATCAGCATCTGACCTTTTAAATGTTGTTGTATTAGAGAGAGCGATTATGGACAAGTTTCGAGTACAGGGCCCCACCCGACTAAGTGGTGAAGTGACGATTTCTGGCGCTAAAAATGCAGCGCTCCCGATTCTTTTTGCAGCACTGT from Limnobaculum xujianqingii includes:
- the ibaG gene encoding BolA family iron metabolism protein IbaG, with translation MDTNEIRQILLDALNLQDVRVTGDGSHFQVIAIGDMFEGMSRVKQQQAVYAPLMEYISDNRIHALSIKAYTPTEWERDRKLSGL
- the mlaC gene encoding phospholipid-binding protein MlaC, whose product is MLKRFMMAALFMIAPLAANAADASNPYQQMQVAAEKVFTRLTNEQPKIKQNPDYLRTVVKEELLPYIQVKYAGALVLGRYYRDATPAQRDAYMPAFEAYMEQAYGQALAMYNGQKYQIAPEQPLGDKDNVSIRITINDTNGRPPIRLDFQWRKNTKTGEWQAYDMIAEGISMITTKQNEWAETLRRDGVDGLTKQLKALASQRITLDDKK
- the mlaB gene encoding lipid asymmetry maintenance protein MlaB; the encoded protein is MQNALNWQAENGVITLSGDLDRETLLPFWKVRQQVIGADITTIDVSALSRVDSAGLAMLVHLLDEGESRKQPLKLTGMTEKLQMLASLYNLQQIIQPYLVSTPTMV